Proteins found in one Penaeus vannamei isolate JL-2024 chromosome 43, ASM4276789v1, whole genome shotgun sequence genomic segment:
- the Polr3K gene encoding DNA-directed RNA polymerase III subunit RPC10 — protein MLYFCPTCGNLLIVEEGSQGMRFSCVTCAYVFPVKRCVSYKIYPKLKALDDVLGGSAAWKNVDSTDEPCPKCTHPRAFFMQVQTRSADEPMTVFYKCCSPACGHRWKE, from the exons ATGCTTTACTTCTGCCCAACGTGTGGTAATCTCCTTATAGTGGAGGAGGGATCTCAG GGTATGCGCTTCTCATGCGTCACCTGTGCCTACGTGTTCCCCGTCAAGAGATGTGTCTCGTACAAGATTTACCCCAAGTTGAAGGCCCTAGATGACGTGTTAGGTGGGTCAGCTGCCTGGAAGAACGTAGACTCCACTGATGAGCCCTGCCCCAAGTGCACCCATCCACGTGCATTCTTTATGCAAGTGCAGACCAGATCAGCTGATGAGCCTATGACAGTCTTCTACAAGTGCTGTTCACCAGCCTGTGGACATCGCTGGAAAGAATAA